From the Stigmatella erecta genome, one window contains:
- the phoU gene encoding phosphate signaling complex protein PhoU, with product MPATHTDKAFEQDLRDLRERLLAMGAKVEALIAGSVRALTERDSVLAEKVIQSDKDVNRLEVEIDDLCRRILALRQPAASDLRLITTALKIVTDLERIGDLAVNIAERANDLNQVPPLAPYVDTPKLAELAQQQVKKALDAFVSNDVAKAEEVLRGDDLLDALFLKIFNELLAYMMEDSRNIRRATALMFIAKHLERIGDHALNVAEMVVYMVRGKDIRHPLSRNLTVD from the coding sequence ATGCCGGCGACCCATACCGACAAAGCATTTGAGCAGGACCTGCGGGATTTGCGCGAGCGGCTGCTGGCCATGGGGGCCAAGGTCGAGGCGCTCATCGCGGGCAGCGTGCGGGCCCTCACCGAGCGGGACTCCGTGCTGGCCGAGAAGGTCATCCAGTCCGACAAGGACGTGAACCGCCTGGAGGTGGAGATCGACGATCTCTGCCGCCGCATCCTGGCCCTGCGCCAGCCCGCGGCCAGCGACCTGCGGCTCATCACCACGGCGCTGAAGATCGTCACCGACCTGGAGCGCATCGGGGACCTGGCGGTGAACATCGCCGAGCGGGCCAACGACCTGAACCAGGTGCCGCCCCTGGCGCCCTACGTGGACACGCCGAAGCTGGCGGAGCTGGCCCAGCAGCAGGTGAAGAAGGCGCTGGATGCCTTCGTCTCCAATGACGTGGCGAAGGCGGAGGAAGTGCTGCGGGGCGATGACCTGCTGGATGCGCTCTTCCTGAAGATCTTCAACGAGCTGCTCGCCTACATGATGGAGGACTCGAGGAACATCCGGCGGGCCACGGCGCTGATGTTCATCGCCAAGCACCTGGAGCGCATCGGCGACCACGCGCTGAACGTGGCGGAGATGGTCGTCTACATGGTGCGCGGCAAGGACATCCGCCATCCGCTGAGCCGGAACCTGACCGTGGATTAG